Proteins from a single region of Pyrus communis chromosome 6, drPyrComm1.1, whole genome shotgun sequence:
- the LOC137736031 gene encoding uncharacterized protein — MGGANRVAQKHACRLAMQTLYAVLETGLAILWFLGDSLRLANPMTHRIMPPRREPRCSSKPSIPDIAQLGEAIATTIQSAIRPPQRTPLETMYNLKLDKFEGNEGHEGVERWLEHIEKTFCELRRLTPAEKTDCDVFRELFRKRFMPPEYIDRKKQEFTELRQGKLTTNEYYRRFTDLSRYHPDVAGNPAKMLRRFRLGTKKKWRSMATTTHCDTYQEFYEILLRIKDSENMPSESEEEEKDGNQRKDDKGKGQGRGGRFAGGARGQRQGDAGRGRAPVCRRCNNRHFGECRRGSSGCLTCGQIRHQAVNCPQSQQQKPQQTFLPPLVPIQQIKGPGSYGQTSRGGAYYYQGDAFQQVGLSGFRDDRFSRGRLLRVVRGLRGSLSGVRHGVISALRAKRLLSKGCQGYLAHMVLDEVAPSRVENVRVVRHFLDVFLRIYLVYHQTETWSCFQLQELVDKGFIQPSTSPWGAPILFVRKKGETLRLCIDYRQLNQLKISRDDVPKTAFRTRYGHYEFLIFQQLKYCLTHAPGLALPDDSGDFEHGRVIAYASRQLKPHELNYPTHDLELAALIFALKLWRHYLYGEKCKIFIDHKSLQYLLTQKDLNLRQRRWMKLLSDYDYMIDYHPGRANVVADALSRKSQGRINALYASRIPLLAHLRSTGVRLEAEDRDVALLANFLVRPILVDRVLEAQVADRETQELIQARDRGRRRDLRVRDSDGMLMQEEVRERVLVGPEIVKETTQNIQLSPWRGVVQFGKKGKLSPRYIGPYMVTERVGEVAYRLELPPELARRRSLAGEDDGIFRQFGRNIPNAVDGTR; from the exons acgcacag aattatgccgcctcgtcgggaaccacgttgCTCTTCTAAGCCTAGTATCCCCGATATTGCTCAGCTGGGGGAAGCTATTGCTACAACTATTCAGTCGGCgatccgccctccccagaggacccctctggagactatgtataatttgaagttggataagtttgaaGGCAACGAGGGTCATGAGGGTGTGGAGCGATGGTTAGAGCATATTGAGAAGACTTTTTGT gaactTCGTCGTTTGACTCCAGCTGAGAAGACTGATTGTGATGTTTTCCGAGAGTTGTTCAGGAAAAGGTTTATGCctcctgagtatattgatcgaaagaagcaagaattcactgagttgagaCAAGGGAAGTTGACaacgaatgagtactaccggaggttcactgatttgtctcgctaTCATCCAGATGTTGCTGGTAATCCAGCgaagatgcttcgtcgtttccgtttaggcactaagaagaaatggcgttcgatggcgaccactacccACTGTGATACCTaccaggagttttatgagattctgCTGAGAATTAAGGATTCAGAAAATATGCCGAGTGAGagtgaggaagaagagaaagatggTAATCAGAGGAAAGATGATAAGGGTAAAGGTCAG ggacgtggaggtaggtttgctggtggtgctagaggccagagacagGGTGATGCTGGTAGAGGTAGGGCCCCAGTTTGCCGCAGGTGCAATAATCgacattttggtgagtgtaggcGTGGTAGCAGTGGTTGCTTGACTTGTGGGCAGATCAGACATCAGGCTGtaaattgtccccagagtcagcagcagaagccgcagcagactttcttgccaccacTTGTACCGATTCAGCAGATTAAGGGTCCGGGTAGTTATGGGCAGACAAGTCGAGGTGGTGCCTACTACTATCAGGGCGATGCT TTCCAGCAGGTGGGCCTCAGTGGTTTCAGGGATGACAGattcagcagggggagattgctacgagtagtgcggggtcttcgaggcagtctg agtggggtgagacatggcgttatttcggccttgcgagcgaaaaggttgttgtctaaaggttgccaggggtacTTAGCTCATATGGTGTTGGATGAGGTTGCTCCTAGTAGAGTAGAGAATGTGAGGGTAGTCAGACATTTTCTCGATgttttcctgaggatttacctggtttaccaccagaccgagacatggagttgcttccag ttgcaggaattagtggataagggttttattcaacctagtacttcaccttggggagccCCAattttgtttgtgaggaagaaaggcgaaactttgaggctatgtattgactacaggcaattgaatcag ctgaagattagtagggatgacgtTCCTAaaacggcgttcaggactcgttatggtcattacgagtttctg ATTTttcagcagttgaagtattgtctcactcacgCACCTggtttggcactcccggacgatagtggtgatttcgag catggtagggtgattgcttacgCTTCGcgacagttgaaacctcatgagttgaattaccctacccatgatttggagttagcagctctcatttttgcgttgaagttatggagacactacctttatggagagaaatgtaagatctttatagatcataagagtcttcagtatctcctTACGCAAAAagatcttaatcttcgtcagcggagatGGATGAAGTTGCTAAGTGATTATGACTACatgattgattatcaccctggccgtgcaaatgtagtggctgacgcacttagcaggaagtctcagggccgtatcaatgcgttgtacgctagtcgtattcctcttctAGCACACTTACGTTCTACGGGAGTGAGGTTGGAGgcagaagatcgagatgtggctttacttgctaattttctagttaggccaattttagttgatcgggtgcttgaagctcaggtagctgataggGAAACTCAAGAATTGATCCAAGCTCGAGATCGGGGAAGGAGGAGAGACCTCAgggttcgtgattcggatggcatgttgatgcagGAAG aggtcagGGAAAGAGTCttagtgggtccggagattgttaaggagactactcaaaatattcag ctttcaccatggagaggtgttgtacagtttggaaagaaaggtaagttgagtcccaggtacattggACCTTACATGGTTACtgagcgagttggtgaggtagcttacaggctggagttgcctccggagttagctaga cgccggagcctcgccggagaagacgacggaatattccgtcagtttggacggaatattcctaacgccgttgacggaacccgttaa
- the LOC137736032 gene encoding uncharacterized protein encodes MVLYQNNDALMCKIFATILQDEEQDWFHTLPPLSIHSFDDLSLVFSKEYSSYRSIKKKSNHLFNVKKNPKGSLCDYVKRFKVENVMIVECDNLIPSAAFQKGLPANLLLFRELIMKDDLTLANSFALAEKHLLWDEARRVDKVLE; translated from the coding sequence ATGGTCCTTTACCAAAACAACGATGCtcttatgtgcaagatattcgccaccatTTTGCAAGACGAGGAGCAAGATTGGTTCCACACCCTGCCACCACTATCCATCCACAGTTTTGATgatctttctttggttttcagcAAAGAATACTCATCCTACCGctcgatcaagaaaaagtcCAACCACTTGTTCAATgtgaagaagaacccaaaaggATCATTATGCGACTACGTGAAGAGGTTTAAAGTAGAGAATGTGATGATAGTTGAATGTGACAACTTGATACCAagtgcagccttccaaaaaggacttccAGCAAACCTCCTACTGTTTAGAGAGTTGATCATGAAAGACGATCTAACTTTGGCAAACTCTTTCGCTCTAGCAGAGAAGCATTTACTTTGGGACGAGGCCCGTCGAGTAGACAAAGTGCTTGAGTAA